Within Actinosynnema pretiosum, the genomic segment CCAGCAGCTCGGCTCCGACGCCGTGCGCCGCACGGTCGCGATGCTGTCGGCGGGCACCAGCGAGTCCCCGGCCGAGGTGCTGAGCCTGGACATCATCTCCCGGCGCGGTCGCACCATCCGCCCGAAGACGCTCAACCAGAAGCACTACGTCGACGCCATCGACAAGAACACGATCGTGTTCGGCCTCGGCCCGGCGGGCACCGGCAAGACCTACCTGGCGATGGCGAAGGCCGTGCAGGCCCTCCAGGCCAAGCAGGTCACCCGGATCATCCTGACCAGGCCGGCCGTCGAGGCGGGCGAGCGGCTGGGCTACCTGCCGGGCACCCTGTACGACAAGATCGACCCGTACCTGCGCCCGCTGTACGACGCGCTGCACGACATGGTCGAACCGGACTCCATCCCGCGCCTGATGCAGGCGGGCACGATCGAGGTCGCGCCGCTGGCCTACATGCGCGGCCGGGCCCAGCCGGTGAGCACGAAGGTGCTCACCCCCGAGGGCTTCCGCCCCATCGGCGAGCTGCGGGTGGGCGACCTGGTCGTCGGCTCCGACGGCGAGCCGACCCCGGTGCTCGGGGTCTACCCGCAGGGCGAGAAGGACATGTACCGGGTCACCGCCCAGGACGGCTCGTCCGTCCTGGCCTGCGGCGAGCACCTGTGGACCGTCCGCACCGCCTCCGACCGGCGCAGGGACAAGCCGTGGCGGGTGCTGGAGACCAGGGAGATGATCGGCAACCTCCGCGCCGCGCACGCCAGGCGGTACGAGCTGCCTGTGCTCACCGGTCCCGTCCGCCTGCCCGAGCAGCCGGTGCCTATGGACCCGTACGCGCTGGGGTTGCTCATCGGCGACGGCTGCCTGACCGGCGCGACGACGCCCGCCTTCGCCACCGGCGACCCCGAGCTGGCGGTCGCCCTGGAGGCGGCGCTGCCCGGCGTCCAGGTCCGCTGGAAGAGCCGCGGTGACTACACCCTCAACCGGGTGAAGTCGCCCGGCGACGTGGTCACCCTGGAGAACCCGGTCACGGCGGTCCTGCGCCAGCTGGACCTGTTGGGCACCCGGTCGCACACCAAGTTCGTCCCCGCCGTCTACCTGGCCAACGACGCCGAGGTCAGGCTGGCCCTGCTCCAGGGCCTGCTGGACAGCGACGGCGGACCGGTCGGGCAGCTGGGCCGGACCTGCCGGATCCAGTACACGACGACCTCGCCCCGGCTCAGGGACGACGTCGTCGAGCTGGTGCGCTCGCTCGGCGGTGTCGCCTACTCCCACGTCCGCCCGGCGGCAGGCCGCAAGCCCGGCCTCGCGGCGGGGCGACCGGTGCACCACCGCCACGACGCCCACATCCTCGACATCCGCCTTCCCGAGGGCGTCGAGCCGTTCCGGCTGGCGCGCAAGCGGGAGAAGTACCGCGCGGCGGGGGGCGGTGGCAGGCCGATGCGGTTCATCGACAGCATCGAGCCCGAGGGCCGCGCCGAGGCGGTGTGCATCCAGGTGGCGGCCGAGGACTCGCTCTACGTCACCGAGGGCCACCTGCTCACCCACAACACCCTGAACGACGCCTTCATCATCCTCGACGAGGCCCAGAACACCACGCCCGAGCAGATGAAGATGTTCCTCACCCGCCTCGGCTTCGGGTCGAAGGTCGTCGTCACCGGCGACACCACCCAGGTCGACCTGCCCGGTGGGCAGCGCAGCGGGCTGCGGGTGGTGCGGGACATCCTGGACGGGGTCGAGGACGTGCACTTCTCCGTGCTGACCAGCGGTGACGTGGTCCGGCACAAGCTGGTCGCCGACATCGTCGACGCCTACGAGAAGTGGCAGGTCGAGCAGGACGAGCAGGCCGACGGCCACCACCGGGGACCCGGTGCGCGGGCTCGGGGCGAGCGGCGGGGACGATAGGCGCCGTGAGCATCGAGATCGCTAACGAGTCGGGCGCGCAGGTCGACGAGGCTTCCATCGTCGCCGCCGCCCGGTTCGCGCTGGACCGCATGGGGGTCAGCCCGCTGGCGGAGCTGTCCGTGCTGCTGGTCGAGCTGGACGTGATGGCCGACCTGCACCAGCGCTGGATGGACCTGCCCGGTCCGACCGACGTGATGGCCTTCCCCATGGACGAGCTGGACTCGGCCCGCCGCCCCGACGCGGCCGGGCTCGGGCCCGCGCTGCTGGGCGACATCGTGCTGTGCCCCGCGTTCGCCGAGGACCAGGCCGCCAAGGCCGGGCACAGCCTGATGGACGAGCTGCACCTGCTGACCGTGCACGGCGTGCTGCACCTGCTGGGCTACGACCACGCCGAGCCCGCCGAGGAGCGCGAGATGTTCACGCTCCAGAACCGCATCCTGGGCGACTACCGGGGTTCGATCGCGGAGGCCGAGCGGAAGACGGCCCAGCGCGCGGCGGACTCCAAGCTGCTGGGCGCGGCGGGGCTGGAGGACGACGCTCCCGAGCGTCCCGCCGAGCCGAGCGCCTGAGGCGGCCGGGGTGATGACCGGTTCCACCGGGCTGCTGGTGCTGGCGGTCCTGCTCATCCTGGCCGCGGGCGCGTTCGCGGGGGTCGACGCGGCGCTGGGCACGGTGTCGCGGGCCCGCGTGGAGGCGCTGCTGCGGCAGGGCAGGCCCGGCGCCAAGCAGCTGATGATGGTGCTGGGCGACCGGCCCAGGCACGTGAACCTGCTCCTGCTGCTGCGCCTGGGCTGCGAGCTGGCCGCGACGGTCCTGGTGACCGTGGTCAGCTTCCGGCTGGTGCCGGTGGGCTGGGCGGCGGTGCTGACGGCGGGCGCGTCGATGCTGGTCGTGTCGTACGTGCTGGTCGGCGTCGGCCCGCGCACCCTGGGCCGCCAGCACCCGTACGCGGTGAGCCTGCTGGCCGCCGCGCCCGTGCGGGTGCTCGGCCGGGTGCTGGGGCCGCTGAGCAAGCTGCTGATCCTGGTCGGCAACGCGATCACGCCGGGCAAGGGCTTCCGCGAGGGGCCGTTCTCGTCCGAGGTGGAGCTGCGCGAGCTGGTCGACATGGCGCAGGAGCGCGGCGTCGTCGACGAGGGCGAGCGCGAGATGATCCACTCGGTGTTCGAGCTGGGTGACACCATCGCCCGCGAGGTGATGGTGCCGCGCACCGAGATCGTGTGGATCGAGCAGGCCAAGTCGGTGCGGCAGGCGCTGGCGCTGTCGCTGCGCACCGGGTACACGCGGGTGCCGGTGATCGGCGAGAGCGTGGACGACATCGTCGGCGTGGTGAACCTGAAGGACCTGGTGCGGATCGCGCTGTCCGAGCAGCCGAACGGCAAGCTCGTGTCGGACGTGATGCGCTCGCCCGCGTTCATCCCGGACACCAAGCCGGTCGCGGACCTGCTGCGGGAGATGCAGCTGTCGCGCAACCACCTGGCGGTCGTGGTGGACGAGTACGGCGGCACGGCCGGGCTGCTGACCATCGAGGACATCCTGGAGGAGATCGTCGGGGAGATCACCGACGAGTCCGACACGGACGACCGGCAGCCGGTGGAGTACCTGGCGGACGGGGCGGTTCGGGTGAGCGCGCGGTTGCCCGTGGACGACCTGGACTCGCTGTTCGGCACCGAGCTGGACGACCACGAGGTGGAGACGGTCGGCGGTCTGCTGGCGCAGCGCCTGGGCCGGGTACCGCTGCCGGGCACCGAGGCCGAGATCGCCGGGCTGCGGATGCGCGCCGAGGGCGGCAAGGACGAGCGGGGCCGGATGCGCATCACGACCGTGCTGGTGCGCCCGCTGGCCAGGTCCGCTGAGGACGACGAGGGGAGCGGCGGCGATGAGTGAGCTCGGTCCGGAGGACGTCAAGATCGTGACGTTGGCCAGGTCGGCGCGGGCCCGCACGGGCGCGGCCGAGGGGGCGGCGGTGCGGGACACCGACGGGCGCACCTACGCGGCGACCACGGTGGCGCTGCCGTCGCTGGCGCTGACGGCGCTGCAGGCGGCCGTGGCGGCTGCGGTGGCCAGCGGCGCGGAGGGCCTGGAGGCGGCTGCGGTGGTGACCGGCGCGGAGGAGTTGGACGCCGCGTCGGTGGCGGCGGTGCGCGACCTGGGCGCGTCGGCCCCGGTGTTCCGGGCGGACGGCTCGGGCGCGGTCGTGGAGACGGCGTAGGTGCGGGACTACGTGACGGTGTGCCGCGGTTGTTGCTGCGGCACGGTCAAGAAGCACCCGGACTTCGACCACGAGCACCAGCTGGCCAGGCTGCGCGAGCTGGCGGCGGCGTCGGGCGGGCGGCTGAGCGTGCGGACGGCGGACTGCCTGGACGCGTGCGAGAGCTCGAACGTGCTGGTCGTGAAGCCGCGCGGCCAGCAGCCGGTGTGGCTGGGGTTCGCGCTGGACGACGGCGTGGTGGACGACGTGGCCTCGTGGCTCGACGAGGGCGGCCCGCTGCCGGAGCGGCTGGCGTTGAACCGGGTGTCGCCGCCGAAGGTGAAGAAGGCGAAGAAGAAGTGATCCGCGCCCGCCCGCCGGGGTTCCGGTGGGCGGGCGCGACCGTTCTGAACGCGATGGTCGCCTCCCGTCACCCGGTCGAGCGGCCCTGGTCGCTGCGCAACGCCTGCGGAGGATGACCGACACCCCGGACCCTTGCTCCGCGTCCGGCCTGGAGGACCTGCTCGCCCGGCAGGCGGGTGCTGACCGCGCACGCCCCGCACATCGCCCGGCAGCGCCCCCACCACCCGGCGCTTCGCGGCCGTGACCGCCTCCCTGCCCGCGCTGGGGGACTTCGAGCGGTGGTGGCCGAACGCCGACCTGCGCCCCCGCCGGGCAGCCGTGCTCGCCAGGGCTGACCCTCGCCCCGCGGCCCGTTCGGGAGCGGTCCCACCCCCGTCCGCTCCCGAACGGGCCGCCAACACCCCCGAACGCGCCCGATCCCGCCCCGCCCCCCACCCGAACCCCGCCCGCCCGCGCCCTACCAGGCATCCCCACCCCGCCCCTCCCCGCCCGGCGGCGGGCGGGAACGGACACCAGGGACAATGGGCGGATGGATGGTTACCGCTCCGGCTTCGCGTGCTTCGTCGGCCGCCCGAACGCTGGCAAGTCGACGCTGACCAACGCGCTGGTCGGGACCAAGGTCGCGATCACCTCCAGCAAGCCGCAGACCACCCGGCACACCATCCGGGGCATCGTGCACCGCGAGGACGGCCAGCTGATCCTGGTCGACACCCCCGGTCTGCACCGGCCGCGCACCCTGCTCGGCCAGCGCCTCAACGACCTCGTCCGGGAGACCTGGTCCGAGGTGGACGTGGTCGGGTTCTGCGTGCCCGCCGACCAGAAGGTCGGCCCCGGCGACAAGTTCATCGCCGCCGAGCTTGCCAAGATCGCCAAGCGCACCCCCGTCATCGGCATCGTCACCAAGACCGACCTGGTCCCCCAGCAGCAGGTCCTCGAACAGCTGGTCGCGCTGCAGGAGGTGATGGAGTTCGCCGAGATCATCCCGGTCTCGGCGGTCGACGGCTACCAGGTCGACACCCTCTCCGACCTGCTGCTCGGCAAGCTCCCGGAGGGCCCGCCGCTCTACCCGGACGGCGAGCTGACCGACGAGCCCGAGCAGACCCTCGTCGCCGAGCTGATCCGCGAGGCCGCGCTGGAGGGCGTGCGCGACGAGCTGCCGCACTCCATCGCCGTCGTGGTCGAGGAGATGCTGCCCCGCGAGGGCCGCGACGACCTGGTCGACATTCACGCGAACGTGTTCGTCGAGCGCCCCTCGCAGAAGGCGATCATCCTCGGCCACCGGGGCGAGCGCCTCAAGCAGGTCGGCATCACCTCCCGCCACCAGATCGAGAAGCTCCTCGGCACCCGCGTCTACCTCGACCTGCACATCAAGATCGCCAAGGACTGGCAGCGCGACCCGAAGCAGCTGCGCAGGCTGGGGTTCTAGGTGGCCAACCTGTACCGGGACACGGGGGTGGTCCTGCGGGTGCAGAAGCTCGGCGAGGCCGACCGGATCATCACGCTGCTCACCCAGCGCCACGGCAAGCTGCGCGCGGTCGCCAAGGGCGTGCGCCGCACCTCGTCGCGGTTCGGGGCGCGGCTGGAGCCGTTCGGGCACGTCGACGCGCAGTTCCACCCCGGCCGCACGCTCGACGTCATCACCCAGGTGGAGACGATCGACGCGTTCGGCGTGGTCCTGGTCGACGACTACCAGCGGTACACGGCGGGCTGCGCCGTGCTGGAGACCGCCGACCGGCTCACCTCCGAGGAGAACGCCCCGGCCCTGCGGCTGTACCTGCTGGTCACCGGCGCGCTGCGGGCGCTCGCCGACGGGCGGCGCGACCCGTCGCTGCTGCTCGACGCGTTCCTGCTGCGCGCGATGGCGTTCGCGGGCTGGGCCCCGGCGGTGGGCGAGTGCGCCCGCTGCGGCGAGCCCGGCCCGCACCGGTCGTTCAACGTGCAGGCGGGCGGGGTGGTCTGCGCCAACTGCCGCCCGCCCGGCAGCGCCTCACCATCGGGTGAGACCCTGCGCTTGCTCGCCGCGCTGCTGCACGGCGAGTGGGACGTGGTCGACGAGATCCCGACCGGTCCGCGCCGCGAGGGCAGCGGGCTGGTCGCGGCGCACCTCCAGTGGCACTTGGAGCGCCAGCTCCGGTCGCTTCCCCTGGTGGAGCGCAGGCAGTCGACCGCCGAGAACTAAGAGCCGCCTCCGCACCAACCCCGAGAGGACAGTCATGCTCCGCCGCAGGAGGGCCGAGCGCGAGACGCGCGCACCGCGGCCCCCGGAACCCCTCGCGTCGGGCGCGAAACCCCCCGCGATCCCGGCCGAGTTCGTGCCCAAGCACATCGCGATCGTCATGGACGGCAACGGCCGCTGGGCCAACCAGCGCGGCCTGTCGCGGGTGGAGGGCCACAAGCGCGGCGAGGCCGTCGTGGTCGAAGCCGCCAAGGGCGCCATCGAGATGGGCGTGAAGTGGCTGTCGCTGTACGCCTTCTCCACCGAGAACTGGCGGCGCAGCCCCGAGGAGGTCCGCTTCCTCATGGGCTTCAGCCGCGACGTGATCCACCGCCGCACCGACGAGCTGGACGAGCTGGGCGTGCGGGTGCGCTGGTCGGGGCGCAGGCCCCGGCTGTGGCGCAGCGTCGTCACCGAGCTGGAGTCCGCGCAGGAGCGGACGAAGAACAACACCACGCTCAACCTGGCGATGTGCATCAACTACGGCGGTCGCGCCGAGGTCGGCGACGCCGCCCGCGAGATCGCCCGCCTGGCCGCCGCGGGCAAGATCAACCCGGACAAGGTGGACGAGCGCACCATCGCCCGCTACCTGTACCAGCCGGAGATGCCCGACGTCGACCTGTTCATCCGGCCCTCCGGCGAGCAGCGCACGTCCAACTTCATGCTGTGGCAGTCCGCGTACGCCGAGCTGGTGTTCCAGGACATCCTGTGGCCGGACTTCAGCCGCGAGGACCTGTGGCGCGCCTGCGAGCAGTACGCCATGCGCGACCGCCGCTTCGGCGGCGCGATCGACAAGCCGGACGACCGCACCGGGCCCGACCCCGGCCCGGACGACGCACCCGAACCCGATGAGGAGACCTCGTGACCGACGAGGACGCCGAGGTCACCGCCCGGCTGCTCACCTCGGCCCGCACCGCGCTGGAGCTGTTCCACGAGGTGCACGTGGACGACGACGGCGCGCTGAGCTTCCGGCACGGCGACGTGCCGTGCGCGGTGCAGGCGATGCGGCTGGCCGAGGGCCTGACCGTGCTCAGCCTCACCTGCGTGGTCGCCTGGGACCTGCCGCACAGCCCCGACCTGGCCTCGTCGGCCGCCGAGCGGGCTGGTCAGGGCCTGTTCGGCACGCTCGGCGTGGTCCACACCGACCGGGGCATGGACGTCACCCTGCGCTACGCCTTCCCCGCGGAGGGCCTCGACCCCGAGCCGCTCAGCACCCTGCTGATGCTCGTCGTTTCCACCGCCTCGCAGCTGCGCGGCGAACTGCTGGCACGAGCGGAAGGCGGAGCCTGATCATGGGTGGCGTTGTGGTGTACGAGCCCGAGGACGCCGACGAGGTCGAGGGCCTGCCCTGGGCGGTCACCTTCGAGGCCTCCGGCGGCGAGGACTGGGGCAGCTTCGTGTGCGGGCCCTACCTGCGCGACGACGCGGTGGCGCTCGCCGAGTCCGTGGTGAGCCAGCGGCGCGGCAAGGTGCTCGCCGTGGTCGAGCCGCTGCTGCCGGTCGAGGACGTGGCCGACGTGCTGGCCACCATCGACGAGCTGCAGGAGGAGTACGAGGAGGACGAGGAGGAGGTCTAGCCGGGCGGGACCGGCGGCGCCCTGACTTCCCGGCCCGTTCCCCGGTCGTTCCTCCGAACGCGTGAGCGGCGTGGCATCATCTCGGCAATGACAATCACTGGCGAGATCAGGGGGCCGCGCCGCCCGCGCGCCCGCTGGCGCGTCACCTCGCTGGAGGTCCTGTGCGGCCTCCTCGTGCTGGCCCTGCTGCTGCAGGACTGGCTGGTGGGGGTGCTCGACGTGCCCGCGCTGCGCACCGGCGCCACGGTGTTCGTCGCGGTGTGCGTCCAGGCCATGCCGTTCCTCGTGCTCGGCGTGCTCATCAGCGGCGCGATCGCCGCGTTCGTGCCCGCGTCGCTGCTGCGCCGCGCCATGCCCCGCAACCCCGCGCTGGCCGTGCCGGTCGCGGGCATCGCGGGCGTGGCGCTGCCCGGCTGCGAGTGCGCGTCGGTGCCGGTGGCCAGGCGGCTCATGCAGCAGGGCGTCGCGCCCGCCGCCGCGCTGGCGTTCCTGCTCGCCGCGCCCGCCGTGAACCCGGTGGTGCTGGTGTCGACGGCCGTCGCGTTCAAGGACGCGCCGTGGATGGTGCCCGCCCGGTTCGTCGGCTCGCTGCTGACCGCCGTGGTGATGGGCTGGTTGTGGACCCGCTTCGGCAAGGCCGAGTGGATCGCCGAGCGGGCGCTGCGCCGCATCCCCGACCGCGACGGGCGCTCGCGCTGGGCGGTGTTCGCCGAGACCGCGCGGCACGACCTGGTCGAGGCGGGCGGGTTCCTGGTGCTGGGCGGGGTGTTCGCGGCGGTGTTCAACGTGCTGGTGCCCACGGCGTGGCTGGAGACCCTGGGCGCGCAGCTCGCGCTCGCGGTGCTGGTGATGGCGCTGCTGGCGGTCGTGCTCGCGCTGTGCAGCGAGGCCGACGCGTTCGTGGCGATGTCGATGTCCGCGCTGCCGCTGCTGCCCCGGCTGGTGTTCCTGGTCGTGGGACCCGCCGTGGACGTGAAGCTGGTGGCGCTCCAGGCGGGCGCCTTCGGGCGCGGGTTCGCCGCGCGGTTCGCGCCTGCCACGTTCGTGGTGGCCGTGGCCTGCGCGCTGGTGTCGGGGTGGGTGTTCCTGTGAGGCGCGAGACCCAGAACGTGCTGCTCGTGCTGCTCGGCGGCGCGCTGCTGAAGCTGGCGCTGACCGGGACGTACCTGCGGTACGTGAAGGCGTCGCTGCAACCGTGGCTGGTGGCCACGGGGGTGGTGATGGTGCTGCTGGCCGTGGTGGCGATCGTGCGGGACGTGCGGGCCCAGCACGCCAGGGCGACCTCGGGCGAGCCCGAGGCGCACGACGACCACGAGCACGGCGGCAGCCGCAGCCCGTGGCTGCTCCTGCTGCCGGTGCTCGCGGTGTTCCTGATCAGCCCGCCCGCGCTCGGCTCGGACAGCGTCAGCCGGGCCGACGACGGGCTGCCGCAGTCGCAGGCGTCCTCCGGCGGCTTCGCGCCGCTGGCCGACGACGCGGTGGTGCCGCTGACCATCACCGAGTTCGTCACCCGCACCGCCTGGGACGACTCCGGCTCGCTCGACGACCGCACCGTGAGGCTCACCGGGTTCGTGGCGCGGGTCGACGGGCAGGTGTTCGTGGCCCGCCTGGCGATCTCCTGCTGCGCCGCCGACGCCCGGCCGATCAAGGTGCTGCTCACCGGGACCGACATGGGCGCGTGGGCGACCGACCAGTGGGTCGAGGTGACCGGGCGGTACGTGCCGGGCACGGCCACCAAGGAGACCGCGTACGTGCCCACGTTCACCGTCCGCGAGGTCGTCCCCATCGCCGCGCCCCAGGAGACCTACGAGGGCTAGACGCGCGCCTGCCCCGGACCCCCTTCGGCGGGGTCCGGGGCAGGGCGTCGTCCGCGGTGCCGCGTTCCGGTGGTCGCGCCGGTCAGGACCGGGCGGCCGTGCAGTCCGCGCAGGTGCCGAAGATCTCCACGGTGTGGCTGATCGCGGAGAACCCGTTCTCCTCGGCGACCCGGTCCGCCCACTTCTCCACCGCGGGCCCCTCGACCTCCACGGTGTGGCCGCAGTGGCGGCACACCAGGTGGTGATGGTGGTGGGCGGAGCAGCGGCGGTAGATCGCCTCGCCGGAGTCCGTGCGCAGCACGTCCACCTCGCCCGCCTCGGCCAGCGACTGGAGGGTGCGGTAGACCGTGGTCAGACCGATGCCCTCACCGCGCTTGCGCAGCTCCTCGTGCAGCTCCTGGGCCGAGCGGAACTCGTCGAGCTGGTCGAGCAGCTTGGACACGGCGGTGCGCTGCTTGGTGGAACGCAGCCCCGGCACCGCGGTGCCGGGACGCTCGCTTGTCGTCACAGGTCCTCCGTCCGGGACGTACGGGCCTCGTTGATACCACGAGTGGTCTCCTCCGCGTGCGTCACCGCGTCGACGACGATGTGCGCGAGGTGCTCGTCGGCGAGCCGGTAGACCACCTCCCGCCCGTGCCGCTCGCCGTGCACGACACCCGCGGCCTTGAGCACGCGCAGGTGCTGGCTGATGAGCGGCTGGGCCACGCCCAGCGCCTCGACCAGCTCGTGCACGCAGCGGTCGGACTCGCGCAGCTGGAGCACGATCGCGATGCGGACCGGCGCGGCCAGCGCCCGGAGCAGCTCGCCCGCGGCCTCCAGGGTGCCCGTCGGCGGGCGGGCCGGGGCCGGGTTCGGCGCTTCGCGAGCGGGGGAGTGCACGTGCCCGCCCCTCACCCCAACCGTCACGGCGCCTCCCACTTGGCATGGATTTTCACCCCCAATACTAGGCGCTCCCCGGCCGGGCCCCGAGGTCGTTCCCGAGGACGCCGCCGGGCCGTGCGACGGGCGTCCTCCGGGTGGCTCCTCGGCCGGTCCTGCGGGCCGTCTCCTCCGGCCGGTCCTGCCGGCCCCGGCCCGAGCCGGGCGCGCGGGCGCCCGCGTGGGAGGCTTGCCCGATGCTGCTCGTGTGCAGGTTCGACGTCCCGGAAGAGGCCGCGGAGCCGTTCACCGCCAGGGTCGCCCAGGCCCTGTCCCTGCTCACCGCCCAGCCGGGCTGCCTGAGCGCCGACCTGGCCCGCTCGATGGACGAACCGGACCGCTACGTGCTGACGGCCCGCTTCGAGTCGGTCGTCGCCTACCGCCGCTCCCTGTCCCCGTTCCCGGTCCGCGAGGCGGTGGTCCCGCTGCTGTCCGAGGCGATCGCGGAGCAGTCCGGCACGTACGAGCCGCTGCTCGCGGCAGGCGGCGGCGAGGTCGAGCGCCGAACCAGCCTGGTGGCGAGCGACGCGTTCACGG encodes:
- a CDS encoding permease is translated as MTITGEIRGPRRPRARWRVTSLEVLCGLLVLALLLQDWLVGVLDVPALRTGATVFVAVCVQAMPFLVLGVLISGAIAAFVPASLLRRAMPRNPALAVPVAGIAGVALPGCECASVPVARRLMQQGVAPAAALAFLLAAPAVNPVVLVSTAVAFKDAPWMVPARFVGSLLTAVVMGWLWTRFGKAEWIAERALRRIPDRDGRSRWAVFAETARHDLVEAGGFLVLGGVFAAVFNVLVPTAWLETLGAQLALAVLVMALLAVVLALCSEADAFVAMSMSALPLLPRLVFLVVGPAVDVKLVALQAGAFGRGFAARFAPATFVVAVACALVSGWVFL
- a CDS encoding ArsR/SmtB family transcription factor encodes the protein MTVGVRGGHVHSPAREAPNPAPARPPTGTLEAAGELLRALAAPVRIAIVLQLRESDRCVHELVEALGVAQPLISQHLRVLKAAGVVHGERHGREVVYRLADEHLAHIVVDAVTHAEETTRGINEARTSRTEDL
- a CDS encoding YbjN domain-containing protein — protein: MTDEDAEVTARLLTSARTALELFHEVHVDDDGALSFRHGDVPCAVQAMRLAEGLTVLSLTCVVAWDLPHSPDLASSAAERAGQGLFGTLGVVHTDRGMDVTLRYAFPAEGLDPEPLSTLLMLVVSTASQLRGELLARAEGGA
- the recO gene encoding DNA repair protein RecO — translated: MANLYRDTGVVLRVQKLGEADRIITLLTQRHGKLRAVAKGVRRTSSRFGARLEPFGHVDAQFHPGRTLDVITQVETIDAFGVVLVDDYQRYTAGCAVLETADRLTSEENAPALRLYLLVTGALRALADGRRDPSLLLDAFLLRAMAFAGWAPAVGECARCGEPGPHRSFNVQAGGVVCANCRPPGSASPSGETLRLLAALLHGEWDVVDEIPTGPRREGSGLVAAHLQWHLERQLRSLPLVERRQSTAEN
- a CDS encoding isoprenyl transferase encodes the protein MLRRRRAERETRAPRPPEPLASGAKPPAIPAEFVPKHIAIVMDGNGRWANQRGLSRVEGHKRGEAVVVEAAKGAIEMGVKWLSLYAFSTENWRRSPEEVRFLMGFSRDVIHRRTDELDELGVRVRWSGRRPRLWRSVVTELESAQERTKNNTTLNLAMCINYGGRAEVGDAAREIARLAAAGKINPDKVDERTIARYLYQPEMPDVDLFIRPSGEQRTSNFMLWQSAYAELVFQDILWPDFSREDLWRACEQYAMRDRRFGGAIDKPDDRTGPDPGPDDAPEPDEETS
- a CDS encoding TIGR03943 family putative permease subunit, coding for MRRETQNVLLVLLGGALLKLALTGTYLRYVKASLQPWLVATGVVMVLLAVVAIVRDVRAQHARATSGEPEAHDDHEHGGSRSPWLLLLPVLAVFLISPPALGSDSVSRADDGLPQSQASSGGFAPLADDAVVPLTITEFVTRTAWDDSGSLDDRTVRLTGFVARVDGQVFVARLAISCCAADARPIKVLLTGTDMGAWATDQWVEVTGRYVPGTATKETAYVPTFTVREVVPIAAPQETYEG
- a CDS encoding cytidine deaminase, producing MSELGPEDVKIVTLARSARARTGAAEGAAVRDTDGRTYAATTVALPSLALTALQAAVAAAVASGAEGLEAAAVVTGAEELDAASVAAVRDLGASAPVFRADGSGAVVETA
- a CDS encoding hemolysin family protein, with the translated sequence MTGSTGLLVLAVLLILAAGAFAGVDAALGTVSRARVEALLRQGRPGAKQLMMVLGDRPRHVNLLLLLRLGCELAATVLVTVVSFRLVPVGWAAVLTAGASMLVVSYVLVGVGPRTLGRQHPYAVSLLAAAPVRVLGRVLGPLSKLLILVGNAITPGKGFREGPFSSEVELRELVDMAQERGVVDEGEREMIHSVFELGDTIAREVMVPRTEIVWIEQAKSVRQALALSLRTGYTRVPVIGESVDDIVGVVNLKDLVRIALSEQPNGKLVSDVMRSPAFIPDTKPVADLLREMQLSRNHLAVVVDEYGGTAGLLTIEDILEEIVGEITDESDTDDRQPVEYLADGAVRVSARLPVDDLDSLFGTELDDHEVETVGGLLAQRLGRVPLPGTEAEIAGLRMRAEGGKDERGRMRITTVLVRPLARSAEDDEGSGGDE
- the ybeY gene encoding rRNA maturation RNase YbeY, which translates into the protein MSIEIANESGAQVDEASIVAAARFALDRMGVSPLAELSVLLVELDVMADLHQRWMDLPGPTDVMAFPMDELDSARRPDAAGLGPALLGDIVLCPAFAEDQAAKAGHSLMDELHLLTVHGVLHLLGYDHAEPAEEREMFTLQNRILGDYRGSIAEAERKTAQRAADSKLLGAAGLEDDAPERPAEPSA
- a CDS encoding antibiotic biosynthesis monooxygenase family protein, which translates into the protein MLLVCRFDVPEEAAEPFTARVAQALSLLTAQPGCLSADLARSMDEPDRYVLTARFESVVAYRRSLSPFPVREAVVPLLSEAIAEQSGTYEPLLAAGGGEVERRTSLVASDAFTVRLGEAAEPSSTPR
- a CDS encoding Fur family transcriptional regulator; translation: MTTSERPGTAVPGLRSTKQRTAVSKLLDQLDEFRSAQELHEELRKRGEGIGLTTVYRTLQSLAEAGEVDVLRTDSGEAIYRRCSAHHHHHLVCRHCGHTVEVEGPAVEKWADRVAEENGFSAISHTVEIFGTCADCTAARS
- the era gene encoding GTPase Era; protein product: MDGYRSGFACFVGRPNAGKSTLTNALVGTKVAITSSKPQTTRHTIRGIVHREDGQLILVDTPGLHRPRTLLGQRLNDLVRETWSEVDVVGFCVPADQKVGPGDKFIAAELAKIAKRTPVIGIVTKTDLVPQQQVLEQLVALQEVMEFAEIIPVSAVDGYQVDTLSDLLLGKLPEGPPLYPDGELTDEPEQTLVAELIREAALEGVRDELPHSIAVVVEEMLPREGRDDLVDIHANVFVERPSQKAIILGHRGERLKQVGITSRHQIEKLLGTRVYLDLHIKIAKDWQRDPKQLRRLGF